The following nucleotide sequence is from Terriglobales bacterium.
CCGATGCTCTATCAACGCTCATCGTCACGCGCAGAATGTTGGGCGCATACGGCTCGAGCGAAATCACTCGCCCGTTCCGCTCCAGCACTAGCGGGCTTCCTTGTTGACCGATTGCTTCGCCTACTAGCAACGTGGCTATCAAAACTACACTTGATGCGTGTGCGAAAACGCGTCTTCTATTCATCGGACTTTTTGTATTCTCTACTTCTTATCGAGCAGTAGAACGGTGCTGGAGTGTGGTTCAAGCGTGGCAGTCAGGCGTGAGCTGAGGTGCAAGCGCTCTCCGGTCCATACGTTTTTCGCGTTGTACTGCCTTTCGCGCAGATTAAGGCTTGCCAGCTCGCGATTAACGGAAATGGATTTTTGACCAAGGTTAAACGCGGCGAGAGCATGACGATTTCTGGGCAAATCTGCCGTCCAGACAACAAGGTCACCATCGCGCAAGACCTGCCTTGACGCAGTAGCGGTCTGGTCAATGCTCAATACATCCCGATTAGTCAACAAGTGCAAAGTTTGTTCATCGAGAAGAGTTAGATTGGCGCCCACGATCAGAGGACTGCGTGCAATTGCCCACAGGCTTAACTGCGTCTGCTGCTCGGCAGGTGTGAGCCGAGTGTGTCTCGGTCGAGGTCCTACGTCCGGAAACGGGCTCAGCTCTCCCACGGGCAACATATCTGCATCGGGCCAATTCCCAGGACGGGAATATTGAGCCCAGCGCGCCGCATTCTCAAACTGGTT
It contains:
- a CDS encoding glycoside hydrolase family 27 protein translates to ESVVRNAPIEGSNFKAQDAANQSDPCPWDPTSWGIKDNEAGQAWYDSLLRQYAGWGVDFLKVDCIADHPYKPVEIRQIALAIQHTGRDIVLSLSPGPTSVEHHAEVAELAQMWRISNDIWDIWDSGTREYPIGIKNQFENAARWAQYSRPGNWPDADMLPVGELSPFPDVGPRPRHTRLTPAEQQTQLSLWAIARSPLIVGANLTLLDEQTLHLLTNRDVLSIDQTATASRQVLRDGDLVVWTADLPRNRHALAAFNLGQKSISVNRELASLNLRERQYNAKNVWTGERLHLSSRLTATLEPHSSTVLLLDKK